A region of the Dreissena polymorpha isolate Duluth1 chromosome 6, UMN_Dpol_1.0, whole genome shotgun sequence genome:
AACCGCCAAAGATTTTGTTGTAGAGATTACGTTGCTGAAATGGAAGTATTTCATTCATTCACTTTTTATACAAACTGCAGTGTATCTCTCGATGATCTCAAGATTATAATTTTAAGAGGTCAAAACGCTATTTTCTAgtgttctttttttcttcttactGTTTCACTTTTGTATTGGCATTGAATGCCAACAGTGTGTGTATTTGCTATTTTATTGTACATGCATTCATGAAGACATGTCTAATGTTCCTCTAGTATAATATCAACAGTTATCTATACAAATGTTGAGATGAATCAACAAATATACGTATTAActcaatttcattttatttgactGTTTGTCTATAAACCACAAACATTGTAAGGTGTGGAGCTGGATGACCTCAATCCCCAAAAACCTATCGACGAGGTTAATTAAGAACTGGAATGAATCTTTGCAGGCTTTTTGTTTTTGAACAACAATTGATAAGCATTTATAATCTAACCACACTTTGAATACTGACCATCCGTGGATATGGACAAATATGTCTGAAACGCTCGTGCatagtacattttattattgGTTGATTTATTTGTATCCAGTCAAAAGTGAGATATGTGATGGATTGGATATAAGAATAGCCTAATAAAACATTATAGGATAAACATTCAATGAATTGCGTGATACAGTGAGTAACGATTAATGGTTTTGTCCATTAGAATCCTGAAACGTTGTAAACCAAAGGTGTTGAGTAGAAACATATGAAATGCACAATGTCAATAtcttaaaaacacaatttaaattaatCCATGATTAAAACGATTCTCCCCAAGCGCATCAAAATTCCAAAGAACATCAAAGAAGCAAGATAAAACCCAAAGAGCAAACTCGATTTAATTTTAAGGagaaattatataacaaaaaaattcatcgtacatacatattaaaatactGCACGTGTTCGAAAATTCAATAATCTAATATATACATAGAGGGCACACCCATTCTTCTGTGAGTATCCAGCACAGATGCATTCTTTTTCTTCCTTTAAACAAGATTTTAAGTGTCAGTATCGGCCTAGCTTTAGGAATAacttaattttataaaactttgttATAATGTGTTTAGTTGTTTTACTTGCATTTTTGTCCTGTTTGTATACGCCTTCCCAGTTATATTTTTGAAGTAGGGGCAAATTAATTATTGCAtatgaaataataaacatttaaaaataacacagaTTAATTGAGTGGTCAACAGCTCtagatacaaaatataacaagTTAGTTTCAAGCGAGAACCTACTTCTGGCATACAAATGACCAGATTCTTCAGAAGGGTATCCTCCATCCAAACAGAGCATTCTGGTTTAACCGGAACTTTGAACGTCGATGCTCTGAAAAAGAAACCAACAATAATGACGAAAATTGCTATTTAAAAATATGACACATTTATATCTTGATAATAAGCATCATTAGAAAAAGAACATTACTGCATTTTCATTAAAGTTTAGTAAACATTTGTTCTGCGATTTTAAGCAATGAAGGTATGCTCATTGCAAGTGTTCTAAGCAAAGATACGGACTCTTGTTTTTAAACGTAACGTGCTAAAATATCTACAAACACAACCTTTTTTGTTCCGTAAGACaataattcaatattttttatcgGATATATAAAACTAATATTTGTGTTATAATATAATTTCGATGGTATTCTTGGCAAATTTAAGTATAGATTAATGCAGTACATGTATTCGATGAAATGTTATTAGTTGGTCAGCTAATCATGGCTACAAAAAACTGTTTAAGATGATAGTTCCGGTATATTTCGTTTGAAACAAAGAACATACTTCGGATCCAGGGTCCCTAGGAACAAGTTATGTATCAGCAAACGTTCGTTCTCGTCTGGCGGTGTCTTTAACAATGTCTTCTGACTTTCCAACATCCGCTGAGCCTTCGTGtctaataagaattcaatacaaGAAAATAAGCATCGGATATGCAGTAGTGACAGGTACATAGGAAATATAGagttattaaggtagcgcacctctaatgatttcccgcgatttcttcgaaggttgaagagcctactattaggtgccgtagcctagtggttaaggcgatagactagaaatattttgggatattcccgcgcaggttcgaatcctgccgacgacgtatacttttttgcgacgcgttttatttattttctaacgtaatttgatttaatatggcatataagctatatttattgttaaatatgttgcaatttttatgcacattcttcaattattaaaattaaaacaacgttatggcgaaattgtgtgatttactgttgaaaatacgaaccatgcatgttgcttttttatttttatttcaaaaagtaaacggtaaatctgtctagttcttggtatttttgctatatatagtgtttctataaaaactaagtttaaaatatgacttaaatgatactattttgaattttatgacactttgtttttaaccgacccaatttttacctggctgaaatcacttacatttcatggcgctcttccatagataaaaatttgtaaaaaataaatgtctgtaaaagaatacttatttcatcttgtttaaactttaaacacctttacagcatctgtacacaccaactgcatgcccatatttggaaatttgaatgaattatggaacttttatataccccagggatgaaaataaactggacaaaagccgagcgtgggggtggttttgaaaaaatcggtatatttttttttaaagcatggaaagcctacctacaaatttgcatgtagttcagtgaaatgatgctgattaagaaaataattaataaggttatatttggatatgtgcccattagaggtgcgctaccttaaagatCGTCTACCAGGTCACACTATACAGCAAGTAATTGTTGATTATCCATTATGCcgtgtttttaatcaacaaatttTGTTTAGCTGCAACGGAAGAATTGTACTTCCGTTAAGGATTTAATACAAATTCCAAGTTGTTATTCTTAATATTAAATGCATGTGGCAGTGGTAAAATTGCACACAGATTGTATCATTTTTTGACATGCGTCAATCTGTGCAAATGTGTGTTCTATTCCGATTTAGACTAATTTACTGCTTTATCAAACTTGAATGCAGATCTCAAAACTGCAATCATATAATGCACAGAAGAACGtgaatatttaagtataaaataatttGCTATAACAAAATTTGGCTAAGGTTCGGAAAGTCTATAAAAAAGGTAAAAATCATTTGCAAGGGTATGATAATTAATTATCAATAGTGCAAGACTTCATGTTTCAAAAATGCTATTGTTCGAGTTCTTCACATGGGCAAGGGTGATTTTTAATAGACATTTGGCTTTTGCGAGGGGGCAGTAGTATCCGGTAAATAAAAACTGGAATACTCAAATAAGTGTCACATACCTTCACCGAGTTTGAACAATGCCTCCTCTTCGGGACCTTCCGGTATCAATTTGTTTATTACAGCAGCACTGGTACAGAAAATATAATAGTAGTGAGCAATCCATGAATTAAAGATTAACACATCATTTAACATGATATCAATTCATATAGAATTAAAAAAGCACGAATTGAATTTTTATGAACTTCAAAAACATCTGTGTACCTTTTAGTAGCAGGATTTCTTGCAACCATCAAAAATTTGGCTTCAAGCAACTGCTTCCAATTCTGATCAATTTCCTTAACATACAGAATAGATAAAAATTATCACATCAAATCTATGGACAAAACACACCAGAAACGTATGAGAAATGTGTGAGCAAGGCAACTTTTATCTGAATGCagtttatttgaacatattactaatataataatgtatttcataACAGTTCGTTTTAAATAAATCTTACGTTGTAGTCCTTATAAGAGAATTaagaaattaacataaaaagtcggtttattattttgaattaagtGCATAACGCATGCAAAATACTTAAAAAGGGTAATTCTCACAATTGATCAGTTTAGTTTTCCAGAAGTTAAAGGACTGCTTTTCATTCATGAAGCGTTTAACCATTAACGCATCCTAAAAGCAACGTGATAACTCGGTTTTCTTAACATAAGCCTATCATTAAATAATCCATATTTTCATTctttggaaaaattaaatttcttcGTTTCAATTttcaactgaaataatttttGTATCAATTACCAAGAATCCAAGACCTTGCCAATTTTAAGTCTGAGGCTTTTGTTAAAAGGTATCTGTCAGGTGATTGGTGTGAAACACTTTTCGGGTGTTAGTTGCTATATACAGATGAATTGTTTGTACATCAATAGCACATGTTAACATCAAACTGAAAAATTAACGTATGTGTTAATATCAAAGattcaaataaaatgaaacatcATGAATAGGCACAAAAAGCTACATAATACCTGGTCCAGCTTCATTGTGACCTCCATAGATGTCTTTCCTGCCCAGGTCACTTTGCCTTGCATAGAAGTCATGGTAAGATTGTTACATACATTTTGCAATTGTGTTTATGCGTTACTGTTATCAGTTTAATAAGATTGCAATCCGCATTTCGATTGATAGTTGCTTCATATATATGTGTGTAAGGGGACCCTGTCATAATTTACTAAAGTCTTCATGAAGATTGCACTATTATTAATTTAACATTCGATGCAATAGTTCAATAAATGCGAAATGCACCTTTCTTGTTAATTTAACACCGTTAAAAATAAATCATGTAAACAGTATTAAGCTCGATAAAATAAATCTGGTGATTCTTACGTCTTTTGCAAAACGTTGCACGTTTAAATGGTTACataaatttgtatattttatataaccaGGTTTTAATCGAAGTCGAAAATGCGGGCTATTAAATTGGGATATTTCTGGCAAGCGCTTGGTCATGCGCTTGTGCGGAAACCAAACAGACGgactttaaataactttgagttGCATttaccaatcgtgatacaccTGTAGATATTGCAAATGTGCAAAAAGACATAGCACGCGATTTTGCTTTAAGGTCAGGTGAAGTTCATGGTCACTGTTCAAACTTAAGTTTGGATTGCGATATTGCtttaaatatgtttgtgtatGTAGCGTGCAAAATACAGGTTTGGAATTGCATTTGTGGTCAGTAAAGTCAAAGTCAAGGACATTGCTACTAAACATTGAAAAACAGCAAGCAGGTTATGTCCGGTCAATACATGTAGAGCTTGCATTCGCCAATCGTAGTAAGACTTCGCATATAGCAAGCTTCCATGGTTACCCAGCTTGGGATTGTATTTCGGACGAGTCAGatagaggtcaaggtcattcaatataataaaagaaaaatgccATTCGCTCAAAAACTTGCATTTAGATAAGGTATTGCACCTTATTTATGTATGTAGCATATCTGTAAATTTTGCTTGAGATATGCTAGTCAAAGTCATGGTCGCTGTTACCTATTAAAGAATTACTCAATTATGGCATTGCTGTGACATTGCGTGTGTATGCTTCTTGTTTGCAGATATTTATTTCAGTTGATTTCGAGACATGCGGGTTATTTTCAAGGCCATCGATACTTAAAAGCATGTTTCCCGCTTAAGAACCGCTTAAGTACCTGATTTTGCATGGATGTCTTGCGCTTAAAGTGTATGTGTAGTTAACTTAATGTAAACCTATATAAGGATAGCATTATTGCACAATTATGTTAATCAAATTCAAAACTAAAACGTTGAAAACCTAGTTTCGTTGCGTCGCAATATTTCTTGTGTTAATTTATGTTGAAGCCCATTTTCTTGGATATTTCacaaatgtttgtaaataaatatgtccGTATTTTTGTATAAGCTCGAGTCCAAACGCGGCCAATATACATTCAATTTAGCTAAAAGGTGGGTTTCCGATATTTGCATTAggcatataaataaacattccGATTACAGCCGTTTTTAACGCGAAGGTGCATGCACATTATCGAATCCTGGTGATTTAAACACTGGAGTTATTGTGCCGACGGTCAGAAAAATTGTTTGCTTTAGTTATGCGTTAATGTATTCAGATGTCATTGAAAATTATTAGAATAGTTCATATGACACATCATACAAGTCATTTAATCTTATCGAACACAAATCGCGATTAAAGCcattaaagtaaaaataaatcgATTGTTGAGAGCTTGTGCAGTTGTGTCTGACTacaaattttttaattgtttataatgcaaaTAGAAATCACAACTAATTACATCGGTTATGTGCATTTCACTCAAATAGTTATTTAGGGAATTTTAGTTGTGTCTGTTTACTTCAGAAAGCATTCATACgtgtaaaattgaaaatgtttagACTCTCTTTTCTTTCCGTGTTAAACAAGTGCAGGGCGTGAATCGCGCATTTTAAGACATATTATTACCAAGTATCTGAGTTAAACATTTAATAGCATAGTCTTTACAGTAAATGAACAACAAACACATGCCTATTGAAATGTGTTCGATTTAACAAAGTCATGTTTTCTGTACAGATGCggcaagtatatattttttaaacatgttattattatCCAGCTATAATTATCAAACGATATTTCATGAAACAATCGTTAATAAATAAAACAGGTTTTGTCGTATTATTGGTATTCATGTATTATTGCTTATTcctgattttttttacagaaaattattTGCAAAACAGCAATTCATTGCTTAATCACGGTCACGGTTGTGAAGTCTGTGGTATTGTTGGTCATTACCATTATCTGGACAAGAATACGCAGTGCTAACAACGAGCCGAAAACCTTCAACCTGTGCAAGGTTTGTGAGGACCTTGTACCA
Encoded here:
- the LOC127834320 gene encoding LOW QUALITY PROTEIN: acyl-coenzyme A thioesterase 9, mitochondrial-like (The sequence of the model RefSeq protein was modified relative to this genomic sequence to represent the inferred CDS: substituted 1 base at 1 genomic stop codon), which produces MTSMQGKVTWAGKTSMEVTMKLDQEIDQNWKQLLEAKFLMVARNPATKSAAVINKLIPEGPEEEALFKLGEDTKAQRMLESQKTLLKTPPDENERLLIHNLFLGTLDPKASTFKVPVKPECSVWMEDTLLKNLVICMPEQRNLYNKIFGGFLMRKAFELAYANACLHCKGRAKVLVVDDIAFKKSVEVGSFLFLXSQVVYTLDNHMMVKVHAEVVNPKDDSRETTNDFYFMFAAQTTAVPRVIPKSYAESMLYLDGKRHFDS